One genomic window of Vibrio parahaemolyticus includes the following:
- a CDS encoding PTS lactose/cellobiose transporter subunit IIA, translated as MEQELVVMEIICNAGEARSLSYEALRLAREQKFEAAEEKLLQARECINKAHLIQTQLIEEDQGEGKVPMTLVMVHAQDHLMTTILAQEMAVEIVALNKQLANK; from the coding sequence ATGGAACAAGAACTGGTTGTAATGGAAATCATCTGCAATGCGGGTGAAGCCAGAAGTTTAAGTTATGAAGCGCTCCGTTTGGCGAGAGAGCAAAAATTTGAAGCAGCAGAAGAGAAATTGTTGCAAGCCAGAGAGTGCATTAACAAGGCGCATTTAATTCAGACGCAATTGATCGAAGAAGATCAGGGGGAGGGCAAAGTGCCGATGACTCTGGTTATGGTGCACGCTCAAGATCATTTAATGACAACGATTCTAGCGCAAGAAATGGCTGTTGAGATTGTCGCTTTGAACAAGCAACTCGCGAACAAGTAA
- a CDS encoding LacI family DNA-binding transcriptional regulator, translating to MARIKDVAELAGVNRSTVSRIINGEGKFREETRKKVEQAMAQLNYRPSAIARSLATSSSNMVGLLVTYYTGGFFGEMMEQVQTELDIHKKFLITAQGHHSAEGEKEAIQRFNDLRCDGYVLHSRYLSDDDLRELAKLPTPFVLLDRYVEGIEERCITFNHHHASRIAVEHLIAGGHKNIACITGPSLRHNSLLRKLGYVDAMKTAGIDIDESWCEEGNYGRQSGYDAMASILKRHPEVTAVFSCSEEMTVGAMQYLHEHKISVPEQISLTSFDSVDLCESLYPTVSAVHFPISDMARAAVQTLMGLVKKQEHIEKPVFEAKLKLRHADRVLKQDSD from the coding sequence ATGGCAAGGATTAAAGATGTCGCCGAACTCGCCGGTGTAAATCGTTCTACCGTTTCTCGCATCATTAATGGGGAAGGAAAGTTTCGTGAAGAAACTAGAAAAAAAGTAGAACAAGCCATGGCGCAATTGAATTACCGTCCAAGTGCGATCGCCCGTTCTCTTGCAACATCGTCAAGTAATATGGTCGGTTTGTTGGTGACTTATTACACCGGTGGATTTTTCGGTGAAATGATGGAGCAAGTGCAAACAGAATTAGACATTCATAAGAAGTTTCTCATCACTGCGCAAGGCCATCATTCTGCTGAAGGAGAGAAAGAAGCGATTCAGCGTTTCAACGATCTTCGTTGCGATGGCTATGTTCTGCATAGTCGCTATTTATCCGATGATGATCTACGTGAGTTAGCAAAACTTCCTACGCCTTTTGTGCTTCTCGATCGTTATGTCGAAGGGATTGAAGAGCGCTGCATTACGTTTAATCACCACCATGCAAGTCGTATCGCTGTTGAGCACTTAATCGCTGGTGGCCATAAAAACATTGCCTGTATTACCGGGCCATCCCTACGTCACAATAGTTTGCTCAGAAAGCTTGGCTATGTTGATGCAATGAAAACAGCTGGTATCGACATTGATGAAAGTTGGTGTGAAGAAGGGAATTACGGCAGACAAAGCGGTTATGATGCGATGGCTTCCATTTTAAAACGTCACCCAGAGGTAACTGCTGTATTTTCATGCAGCGAAGAAATGACGGTTGGGGCGATGCAATATCTTCATGAGCATAAAATTTCGGTGCCGGAGCAAATCTCTTTAACCAGTTTTGACAGTGTAGACCTATGTGAAAGTTTGTACCCGACGGTATCTGCTGTGCATTTCCCTATTAGTGATATGGCGCGAGCGGCTGTGCAAACGTTAATGGGGTTAGTAAAAAAACAGGAGCACATAGAAAAACCTGTCTTCGAAGCCAAGCTGAAACTGCGTCATGCGGATCGAGTATTAAAACAAGACTCTGATTGA
- the cod gene encoding chitin oligosaccharide deacetylase gives MKLNKLAIATLVSAALSQYAFAQTDTKGTIYLTFDDGPINASIDVINVLNQEEVKATFYFNAWHLDGIGDENEDRALEALKLALDSGHIVANHSYDHMVHNCVEEFGPNSAAECNATGDHQINSYQDPAYDASMFAENLSVLEKYLPNITSYPNYKANEFARLPYTNGWRVTKDFKADGLCATSDDLKPWEPGYSCDTANPSNSVKAAIAVQNILANNGYQTHGWDVDWAPENWGIAMPANSLTEAEPFLGYVDSALNTCAPTTINPINSKAQEFPCGTPLHADKVIVLTHEFLFEDGKRGMGATQNLPKLAKFIQLAKQAGYVFDTMDNYTPNWQVGNNYSAGDYVLHLGTVYQAVTSHTAQQDWAPSPTSSLWTNADPATNWTQNVSYKQGDVVTYQGLRYLVNVPHVSQADWSPSSQNTLFTAL, from the coding sequence ATGAAATTAAATAAACTGGCTATTGCAACGCTTGTAAGTGCCGCTCTATCTCAATATGCATTTGCCCAAACTGACACCAAAGGAACCATTTATCTGACGTTTGATGATGGCCCAATCAACGCCTCAATTGACGTCATTAATGTGCTAAATCAAGAAGAAGTAAAAGCGACGTTTTACTTTAATGCGTGGCACCTAGATGGTATTGGTGATGAAAACGAAGACAGAGCGTTAGAGGCACTAAAACTGGCGTTGGATAGCGGCCACATCGTCGCAAACCACAGTTATGACCATATGGTTCACAACTGTGTTGAAGAATTTGGCCCAAACAGTGCGGCAGAATGTAATGCAACGGGTGATCACCAGATCAACTCTTATCAAGATCCTGCCTACGATGCCTCGATGTTTGCAGAAAACTTGTCAGTACTAGAAAAATATTTGCCGAACATTACGAGCTACCCAAACTATAAAGCGAATGAGTTTGCTCGTTTGCCTTATACCAATGGTTGGCGCGTTACGAAAGACTTCAAAGCGGACGGCTTATGTGCCACGTCCGATGATCTTAAACCTTGGGAGCCTGGCTATTCATGTGATACGGCAAACCCATCTAACAGTGTAAAAGCAGCCATCGCGGTTCAAAATATCCTAGCGAATAATGGCTATCAAACTCACGGTTGGGATGTGGATTGGGCCCCTGAAAACTGGGGCATTGCGATGCCAGCAAACAGCCTTACAGAAGCTGAACCATTCCTTGGGTATGTCGATTCCGCGCTAAATACTTGTGCGCCTACGACAATTAACCCTATCAACTCCAAAGCACAAGAGTTCCCATGTGGTACACCTTTGCATGCCGATAAAGTTATTGTGTTAACTCATGAGTTCCTGTTTGAAGACGGTAAACGTGGCATGGGTGCAACTCAAAACCTACCGAAGCTCGCGAAGTTTATCCAGCTAGCCAAACAGGCTGGTTATGTCTTCGATACCATGGATAACTACACACCGAACTGGCAAGTTGGTAACAACTACAGCGCCGGCGACTACGTTCTACACCTCGGTACGGTATATCAAGCAGTAACAAGCCATACAGCGCAACAAGATTGGGCTCCATCACCAACATCTAGCTTGTGGACGAATGCGGATCCAGCTACTAATTGGACTCAGAATGTTTCATACAAACAAGGCGATGTGGTGACTTATCAAGGTTTGCGTTACCTAGTTAATGTACCGCACGTATCTCAAGCAGACTGGAGTCCGAGCTCACAGAACACCTTGTTCACAGCTCTATAA
- a CDS encoding transposase, which yields MTLNVSVIKLSPYSPELNPIEQVWRWLRQPIFYVLRRHHLQSLRCIESVLDCSKRVTQICSRRWIDLTS from the coding sequence ATGACTTTAAATGTCAGTGTAATCAAACTTTCGCCCTATTCTCCAGAGCTAAACCCTATCGAACAAGTATGGCGTTGGTTGAGGCAACCAATCTTTTACGTATTACGACGACATCATCTCCAAAGTCTGCGATGCATAGAATCGGTTTTGGATTGCTCCAAAAGAGTCACCCAAATATGCTCGAGAAGATGGATAGACCTGACCAGTTAA
- a CDS encoding ABC-F family ATP-binding cassette domain-containing protein, whose amino-acid sequence MSVLHVKNMSYQVVDHHLYSHSHFTIHAGEHVGITGANGVGKSTLLKLLVGEISADEGDIHWQPNLEIGYLDQHLVVDKTQTIRGCLQSAFNELFEAERELFSLYQEMAESASPSLLRRVAKLQTELEAQGFYALHAQIESVSAGLGIQQLGLDTLMSALSGGQRHKVLLARLLLREPDVLLLDEPTNYLDATHIEWLKSYLNAYVGTVLLVSHDVSFLNAVTTCICDIDYQNIQKYTGSYHKAMAQKRHNNSLLEKEYHAQQAEIKKLEQFIAKNGAGVNASIAKGRKKQLDKIERVQLHKTDAVTEFDFSYAPIGHQSVVSAEALSIGYQTPLLSPIDITVARGDKLVIEGFNGVGKSTLLKTLMGEVLPLSGEMTFAQGLKIGYFAQDLSWRHPDHTPEQEVCAVDSSINSKSARKLLARFGIKGDKAQCRLEALSGGEQTRVKLCCLATRGCNVLILDEPTTHLDTSSKDALKQALQRFAGSVILVSHEKAFIQDWPDRIVDIATLAELSLQAEVEA is encoded by the coding sequence ATGAGTGTGTTACACGTTAAAAATATGTCCTATCAGGTTGTTGATCATCACCTATATAGCCATTCCCACTTCACTATTCATGCTGGAGAGCATGTAGGAATCACCGGTGCAAACGGAGTAGGAAAAAGTACGTTGTTAAAGTTGCTTGTTGGTGAAATTTCTGCCGATGAGGGAGATATTCATTGGCAGCCAAACTTAGAGATTGGTTATCTTGATCAACATCTTGTGGTAGATAAAACTCAAACGATTAGAGGATGTTTACAATCGGCATTTAATGAGTTGTTTGAAGCTGAACGTGAATTATTTTCTTTGTATCAAGAGATGGCTGAATCTGCATCGCCTTCTTTGCTTCGCCGAGTTGCTAAGTTACAAACGGAATTGGAAGCCCAAGGCTTTTACGCCTTACATGCCCAAATTGAAAGTGTATCCGCAGGGCTTGGTATACAGCAGTTGGGACTGGATACTCTAATGAGTGCGTTAAGTGGTGGGCAACGCCATAAGGTCTTATTAGCGCGCTTATTGTTGCGTGAACCAGACGTCTTATTGTTAGATGAGCCGACTAACTATCTTGATGCAACTCATATTGAGTGGTTGAAGAGTTATCTCAATGCTTATGTAGGAACCGTACTATTGGTGTCTCATGATGTGAGTTTCCTGAATGCGGTTACTACCTGCATCTGTGATATCGACTATCAAAACATCCAGAAATACACCGGCTCATACCACAAAGCAATGGCGCAAAAGCGACACAACAATTCGCTGTTGGAAAAAGAGTATCACGCACAGCAAGCTGAGATTAAGAAACTGGAACAGTTTATTGCGAAAAATGGCGCAGGTGTGAATGCGAGCATTGCGAAGGGACGTAAGAAGCAATTGGATAAAATTGAAAGGGTTCAGTTGCATAAAACAGATGCTGTGACTGAATTTGATTTTTCTTATGCGCCTATTGGACATCAAAGTGTTGTTAGCGCCGAAGCGTTGAGCATTGGTTATCAAACGCCTTTACTGTCACCGATTGATATCACTGTCGCGCGAGGAGACAAGTTGGTGATCGAGGGCTTTAATGGCGTAGGGAAGTCGACATTGCTCAAAACGCTAATGGGGGAGGTGCTTCCACTCTCTGGTGAAATGACGTTTGCACAAGGTCTTAAGATCGGTTATTTCGCTCAAGACCTATCTTGGCGTCATCCGGATCATACACCGGAGCAAGAGGTGTGTGCGGTCGATTCTTCAATCAATAGTAAATCGGCTCGTAAGCTGTTAGCACGCTTCGGGATAAAGGGTGATAAAGCACAATGTCGCTTAGAAGCGTTGAGTGGTGGGGAGCAAACTCGCGTTAAGCTTTGCTGTTTAGCAACACGAGGCTGCAATGTACTCATTCTCGATGAGCCAACTACGCATCTTGATACCAGCAGTAAAGATGCGTTGAAGCAGGCGCTACAACGTTTTGCGGGTAGTGTCATCTTGGTTTCACACGAGAAGGCATTTATCCAAGATTGGCCAGACAGAATCGTCGATATCGCGACCTTAGCGGAGCTTTCGTTGCAAGCGGAGGTTGAAGCATGA
- a CDS encoding HD-GYP domain-containing protein has translation MAAIKLTVDRIQPGLHIRLPLKWNDHPFLLNSFKIKDQEQIEMIRHLGVKFVYFNPEQSDTAPLPVNQIQTDSTTSNESLDLETQKLWQEKQKRIEKLSAYRRRVIQCEKEFERSLARMRSVMTKIRNRPTAAVDEAQLLIEDIVEKLMCDDNVTLHLMNGKNEFEDIYFHSLNVAVIAMMIGRAKGYSAKQLKELSFAALFHDMGKIKIPTAILRKQVPLTEPETNYLKLHTKYGLDLANQIEGFPEPAKTVIAQHHELRDGSGYPEGLKGDEIDELAQIVIVANAFDNLCHTPIASEQKIPYTALSHLYKNCKHLYKEENLNILIKFMGVFPPGTVVQLSNNMVGLVISVNASNLLFPNVLVYDPSVPRTQAPIIELASKDLRIVNAIHPSKLPDKIKEYLNPRSRISYFFDSDE, from the coding sequence GTGGCAGCAATTAAACTTACAGTGGATCGTATTCAGCCGGGATTACATATCCGCCTTCCGCTAAAGTGGAACGATCACCCCTTCCTACTCAATAGCTTTAAAATTAAAGACCAGGAACAGATCGAGATGATTCGTCATCTCGGTGTGAAGTTCGTGTACTTTAATCCCGAACAAAGCGACACCGCACCATTGCCCGTCAATCAAATCCAAACGGACAGCACAACAAGCAATGAATCGTTGGATCTAGAAACGCAAAAACTGTGGCAAGAAAAACAGAAACGAATTGAAAAGCTCAGTGCATATCGTCGACGAGTGATTCAGTGTGAGAAAGAGTTTGAGCGCTCACTTGCGCGGATGCGATCAGTCATGACGAAAATTCGTAACCGCCCAACTGCCGCTGTTGATGAAGCTCAACTGTTAATAGAAGACATTGTTGAGAAGTTGATGTGCGATGATAATGTCACGCTTCATCTAATGAACGGCAAAAACGAATTTGAAGATATCTATTTCCATTCTCTAAACGTTGCGGTTATTGCCATGATGATTGGGCGTGCGAAAGGGTATTCTGCCAAGCAACTAAAAGAGCTCTCTTTCGCTGCTCTGTTTCATGATATGGGTAAGATCAAAATCCCTACCGCTATATTAAGAAAGCAAGTGCCATTAACCGAGCCAGAAACCAACTACCTAAAGTTACATACTAAATATGGTTTGGATCTCGCGAATCAGATCGAAGGTTTTCCTGAACCAGCTAAAACCGTGATTGCTCAGCATCATGAGTTAAGAGATGGCTCCGGTTATCCTGAGGGTCTTAAAGGGGATGAAATTGATGAATTGGCTCAAATTGTCATAGTGGCAAATGCATTTGATAATTTGTGCCATACACCGATCGCTTCAGAACAGAAAATCCCATACACCGCCCTTTCTCATTTATATAAAAACTGTAAACACCTATATAAAGAAGAAAACCTTAATATTCTGATCAAGTTCATGGGCGTCTTCCCTCCTGGCACGGTTGTTCAGTTATCTAATAATATGGTGGGATTGGTCATCTCAGTGAACGCTTCAAACCTGCTATTTCCAAATGTTCTGGTTTACGACCCATCAGTGCCAAGAACTCAAGCTCCCATCATTGAGCTTGCATCGAAAGATTTGAGGATCGTAAATGCGATTCATCCATCTAAATTGCCAGATAAGATAAAAGAGTACCTAAACCCACGCTCGCGAATATCCTATTTCTTTGACAGTGATGAGTAG
- the chbG gene encoding chitin disaccharide deacetylase yields the protein MKVIFNADDFGLTQGVNNGIVKSHQDGVVKSTTMMVGMDAEQNAIELAHQNPDLKIGVHLRFTAGAPLTEHPNLTNGRTHFVKYSELWNKQDFEAQAVYDEAKAQIDHFLSLGLTLSHLDSHHHAHTHPQILPIVQKLAKEHRVPLRGSGICHQPMTTSYFFTDEFYDQKVSLDGLMQHLLSLKENYDVVEVMCHPAYADQPLIMKSGYALQRELELQVLTSPILKEQLAQHGIAVTDYSALVSTSQVVGV from the coding sequence ATGAAAGTCATTTTTAATGCGGACGATTTTGGTCTGACTCAAGGTGTTAATAACGGCATTGTAAAGTCCCATCAAGATGGTGTCGTGAAATCGACTACTATGATGGTAGGGATGGATGCCGAGCAGAATGCAATCGAGTTAGCTCATCAAAATCCAGACTTAAAAATTGGCGTACATCTACGGTTTACAGCAGGTGCTCCTCTCACGGAGCACCCAAACTTAACCAATGGTAGAACGCATTTCGTCAAATACAGTGAATTGTGGAACAAGCAAGATTTTGAAGCTCAAGCGGTTTACGATGAAGCTAAAGCTCAAATTGATCACTTCTTGTCACTTGGACTAACGCTCAGCCACCTTGATAGTCATCATCATGCTCATACGCATCCCCAGATTCTTCCTATTGTTCAGAAACTCGCGAAAGAGCACCGCGTGCCACTTCGCGGGAGTGGTATCTGTCACCAACCAATGACGACAAGCTATTTCTTTACCGATGAGTTTTACGATCAAAAGGTAAGTTTGGACGGATTAATGCAACACCTTTTGAGCTTAAAAGAGAATTACGATGTGGTAGAGGTGATGTGTCATCCTGCTTATGCCGACCAGCCCCTTATTATGAAAAGTGGCTATGCTCTGCAAAGAGAGTTAGAGCTACAAGTGCTCACATCTCCCATTCTAAAAGAGCAATTGGCGCAGCATGGTATAGCCGTCACGGATTACTCCGCACTCGTTTCTACCAGCCAAGTTGTAGGTGTATGA
- a CDS encoding sensor domain-containing diguanylate cyclase, whose product MIYKERETWLEAILNTLPDHVFILDESGRYIESFGGTHHSKTFNAERYTGLQLSDVLSPTKADELMGFIFDVMQDNETKVVKYNLSLHDHLLLPIEELEALENPEEMWFEAIIKPVNAPENANKLVIWSVRDITKTHLLEQRLKQLSETDALTGLLNRRAFISNLDNAIIQHTKRSKTLSCLMIDIDHFKDINDSVGHFSGDHVITRIAHVCQGVIRGSDFIGRLGGEEFAVILTDTNAIQAYEVAERIRQAIQATICHVDDVEITTTVSIGVAELNSQQSNAKELLIEADKAMYYSKHSGRNQVTLAYENLPDLKLYQAGHLKIQRVS is encoded by the coding sequence ATGATTTATAAAGAAAGGGAAACATGGTTAGAAGCCATTTTAAACACCCTACCGGATCATGTGTTTATCCTAGACGAAAGCGGGCGCTATATTGAAAGCTTTGGTGGTACCCACCACTCCAAAACGTTCAACGCAGAACGCTACACTGGCTTACAGCTTAGCGATGTCCTTTCCCCAACCAAAGCAGATGAACTCATGGGGTTTATTTTTGACGTTATGCAAGATAACGAAACGAAAGTCGTGAAATACAACCTTTCTCTGCATGACCACCTACTCCTGCCTATAGAAGAGCTAGAAGCGTTGGAAAATCCAGAAGAAATGTGGTTTGAGGCGATTATCAAACCAGTTAACGCTCCTGAAAATGCAAACAAACTGGTGATCTGGTCTGTACGTGATATCACCAAGACTCATTTGCTAGAACAACGCCTTAAACAATTATCAGAAACTGATGCACTTACTGGTCTTCTCAACCGTCGGGCGTTTATCTCCAATTTAGATAATGCGATCATTCAACATACAAAACGTTCTAAAACACTTTCATGCTTGATGATCGATATTGATCACTTCAAAGATATTAATGATAGCGTTGGCCACTTTTCTGGTGATCATGTTATCACTCGCATTGCTCACGTTTGCCAAGGCGTCATTCGTGGCAGCGACTTTATAGGTCGATTGGGAGGAGAAGAGTTCGCAGTAATCTTAACAGATACGAATGCGATTCAAGCGTATGAAGTAGCTGAACGCATCCGCCAAGCTATACAAGCAACTATCTGTCATGTCGACGACGTTGAAATTACGACCACTGTTAGTATTGGTGTAGCAGAGTTGAATTCACAACAATCCAACGCAAAAGAGCTTCTAATCGAGGCCGATAAAGCGATGTACTATTCAAAGCACTCAGGACGCAATCAAGTCACCCTAGCTTACGAAAACCTGCCAGATCTTAAGCTTTATCAAGCCGGTCACTTAAAAATACAAAGGGTTTCCTAA
- a CDS encoding PTS sugar transporter subunit IIC gives MKLYDAIIGTVEKHIAPIAAKVGNQPHVRAMRDGFIVAMPFIIVGSFILIFAFPPFAEDTTFTFGRLWLDFATTHFDTIMMPFNMSMGIMTIFVSLGVAYSLAKAYKMDGITSAVLSLMCFLLVAAPAQDGTLAMKHMGGTGIFTAVMCAFFAVELYRFMKKHNITIRMPEQVPPAIARSFEVLLPVLAVFVTLYPLSIFVQTQYDMLIPDAVMAMFKPLISASNTLPAIIGALLMCQLLWFAGIHGAAIVVGLLSPIFLTNISGNIDAFVAGQPVPNIFTQPFWDFYIFIGGSGATLALVLLMSFSRSVHLKSIGRMSAVPGFFQINEPVIFGSPIVMNPTLFIPFVFAPVINATIAYFAVHLGFVGMGVATTPWTTPAIIGASWGSGWTFSPVLLVVGLLILDLLIYFPFFKMFEKQMLEQELPTTKETKQAEQPAGEGVTA, from the coding sequence ATGAAGCTTTATGACGCGATTATAGGAACAGTCGAAAAGCATATAGCCCCTATCGCTGCAAAAGTGGGTAATCAACCCCACGTTCGCGCAATGAGAGATGGTTTTATTGTCGCTATGCCGTTTATCATCGTGGGCAGTTTCATTTTGATTTTTGCATTTCCACCATTTGCTGAAGATACGACGTTTACCTTTGGTCGTCTTTGGCTCGACTTTGCTACCACTCACTTTGACACCATTATGATGCCTTTCAATATGTCGATGGGGATCATGACCATCTTCGTGTCGCTCGGTGTTGCCTACAGTCTGGCGAAAGCGTACAAAATGGATGGGATCACTAGCGCGGTTTTATCTTTAATGTGTTTCTTGCTGGTGGCTGCACCAGCTCAAGATGGCACGTTAGCGATGAAACACATGGGCGGTACAGGGATCTTCACTGCAGTAATGTGTGCCTTCTTTGCTGTTGAGCTGTATCGATTTATGAAAAAGCACAACATCACGATTCGCATGCCAGAGCAGGTGCCACCTGCGATCGCGCGTTCTTTCGAGGTGTTACTGCCTGTTCTAGCTGTGTTTGTCACGCTTTATCCACTAAGCATCTTCGTTCAAACCCAATACGACATGTTGATTCCTGATGCAGTTATGGCGATGTTCAAGCCATTAATCAGCGCATCAAATACTTTACCTGCAATCATTGGTGCACTACTCATGTGTCAATTACTTTGGTTTGCAGGGATTCATGGTGCCGCGATTGTGGTTGGCCTTCTATCGCCAATCTTTCTAACAAACATCAGTGGAAACATCGACGCATTTGTTGCTGGGCAGCCTGTTCCGAATATCTTCACTCAGCCGTTCTGGGACTTCTATATCTTCATTGGTGGTTCTGGTGCGACGTTAGCGTTGGTTCTACTTATGTCATTTAGCCGCTCTGTTCACCTAAAGAGTATCGGCCGAATGAGTGCGGTTCCTGGCTTCTTTCAAATTAATGAACCAGTGATTTTTGGTAGCCCAATCGTAATGAACCCAACATTGTTCATCCCATTTGTTTTTGCTCCAGTAATTAACGCAACGATTGCTTACTTTGCTGTGCATCTTGGCTTCGTAGGTATGGGGGTGGCTACTACACCATGGACGACGCCGGCAATTATTGGTGCGTCTTGGGGAAGTGGCTGGACGTTTTCTCCGGTACTGCTCGTAGTGGGTCTGTTGATTCTTGACCTTCTTATCTACTTCCCATTCTTCAAAATGTTTGAGAAGCAAATGCTTGAGCAAGAACTACCAACAACCAAAGAAACGAAACAGGCAGAACAACCTGCTGGTGAAGGCGTAACCGCTTAA
- a CDS encoding 6-phospho-beta-glucosidase, whose translation MSREAIKLAIIGGGSSYTPELVEGVIKRLDYLPVKQIHFVDIESGAEKLEIIKGLAQRMVDKAGADIEIKADFDRRAAIKGADFVMTQFRVGGLAARANDERIPIKYDVIGQETTGPGGFAKALRTIPVILDICKDIEELAPNAWMLNFTNPAGLVSEAVSKHTKVKSIGLCNVPVSMEMMIAEMMDCEPKELQLEFAGLNHLVWVHKAWLKGEDITQTVLEKVGDGANFSMKNIWEEPWDPAFLKALGAIPCPYHRYFYQTDAMLAEEKQSAGEKGTRAEQVMETENALFKLYQDPNLDHKPKELEERGGAYYSDASLNLVDSIYNNRNSIHVVNVLNNGAINGLPDDAVIECSAVIGSWGAKPLAVGELSNNIKGLLHQVKAYEQLTIEAAVEGNYDKALMALTNNPLVPDIGRAKAILDELLAVNAPYLPQFKLTAL comes from the coding sequence ATGTCTAGAGAGGCGATCAAACTTGCCATTATTGGTGGTGGCAGTAGCTATACTCCGGAATTGGTTGAAGGGGTAATCAAACGCTTGGATTACTTGCCAGTTAAACAGATTCACTTTGTGGACATAGAATCCGGCGCGGAAAAGCTAGAAATCATCAAAGGCTTGGCTCAGCGGATGGTCGATAAAGCGGGCGCGGATATTGAAATTAAAGCGGATTTTGACCGCCGTGCTGCGATCAAAGGCGCTGACTTTGTCATGACTCAATTCCGTGTAGGCGGGCTTGCTGCTCGAGCAAACGATGAAAGAATTCCTATCAAATACGATGTGATCGGACAAGAAACCACAGGCCCTGGCGGATTTGCTAAAGCACTGAGAACCATTCCGGTCATTCTTGATATCTGTAAAGACATTGAAGAGTTGGCGCCAAACGCTTGGATGCTCAACTTTACGAACCCTGCTGGTCTCGTCTCAGAAGCGGTGAGTAAGCATACTAAAGTCAAAAGTATCGGCTTATGTAATGTACCCGTCTCAATGGAAATGATGATTGCAGAGATGATGGATTGCGAGCCCAAAGAGCTACAGTTGGAGTTTGCAGGTCTAAATCATCTGGTCTGGGTACACAAAGCGTGGCTGAAAGGCGAAGACATCACTCAAACCGTCTTAGAGAAAGTCGGAGATGGCGCTAACTTCAGTATGAAGAACATTTGGGAAGAACCGTGGGATCCGGCATTTCTAAAAGCGCTCGGTGCGATTCCTTGTCCTTATCATCGCTATTTTTACCAAACAGACGCTATGTTGGCAGAAGAAAAGCAGAGCGCAGGTGAAAAAGGGACTCGCGCAGAGCAAGTCATGGAAACCGAAAATGCATTGTTTAAGCTCTATCAAGATCCGAACTTAGACCACAAACCGAAAGAGTTGGAAGAGCGAGGGGGAGCATATTACTCAGATGCGTCACTCAATCTCGTCGACTCCATTTACAACAACCGTAACAGCATTCATGTCGTAAACGTTTTAAACAACGGCGCGATCAATGGCCTACCGGATGATGCCGTGATTGAATGCAGTGCTGTGATTGGTAGTTGGGGGGCAAAACCCCTTGCTGTTGGTGAGCTATCAAACAACATCAAAGGGCTACTGCATCAAGTGAAAGCTTATGAGCAGTTGACGATAGAAGCCGCTGTTGAAGGTAACTACGACAAAGCATTGATGGCATTAACGAATAATCCTTTGGTGCCAGACATTGGTCGAGCGAAAGCGATATTGGATGAGCTGTTAGCGGTTAATGCGCCTTATTTGCCTCAATTTAAACTTACAGCGTTGTAA
- a CDS encoding DNA-binding protein — MKEFGEHYHPDSIYYLPDHMGFSWITSRLKHDNTLMD, encoded by the coding sequence ATGAAAGAATTTGGCGAGCACTACCACCCTGACTCTATCTATTACCTGCCCGACCACATGGGCTTTTCATGGATAACTTCCCGCTTAAAACACGACAACACACTTATGGACTGA
- a CDS encoding PTS sugar transporter subunit IIB, producing MKKILLCCSAGMSTSMLVKKMEQAAEIKGIECKIDAMSVNAFEEAIKEYDVCLLGPQVRFQLEELRKTAQEYGKNIDAISPQAYGMMKGDEVLEQALELIN from the coding sequence ATGAAAAAGATCCTTTTATGCTGTAGCGCAGGGATGTCGACCAGTATGCTTGTTAAGAAAATGGAGCAAGCTGCTGAAATTAAAGGAATTGAATGCAAGATTGATGCGATGTCAGTGAATGCATTTGAAGAGGCGATTAAAGAGTATGACGTTTGTTTACTAGGTCCTCAGGTACGTTTTCAACTGGAAGAGTTAAGAAAAACAGCGCAAGAGTACGGAAAAAATATCGATGCGATATCTCCCCAAGCATATGGAATGATGAAAGGGGACGAAGTACTAGAACAAGCATTAGAATTAATTAACTAA